A single window of Colletotrichum destructivum chromosome 9, complete sequence DNA harbors:
- a CDS encoding Putative DNA endonuclease activator Ctp1, DNA endonuclease RBBP8 gives MESWSPESRTAVQNAFNALRETISKEAQNEVEQRLKEDNRSRALLTDELEILRSRSAEVDRLEEENRKLRTKLLQFHQQTRSAESPYGSRSEYVSHDRGTITDSTSAVNSEKDEELEQVLRESQKLRRKYNALDRNFKILKVEFKKRRDENKKWEEYATSLEAKLKSNEQYRGGSDKATRLTEAYLEPSRPEAGLASSFASDPGIRPTTTYDTTKLTRRSSAEPIAAASAASDDETRDLPLEDSTEEDTTESSKDADVLTLPPLRQPPKTDSDIRIKPEPSSDGPVVVSERFVGKRKHSDDSPAEQQGRRRIKIESSNPSAGPATSQLQQESMDLDEVGQKLSTPRKNRTLPDTLAASGQVDTGRARTAGPLFVRPDNTGTPTPRNAEPSAVLTPVNPNVRPVRPYELKTLDKPNKKGLAHGIESLAEDGLAYKKTGRGEPAGGLFSTPQPPGRLKTLLNVPSPEQAPTIVRSAPRLRDTHRAADDGPHFPERRELPFNKDRRERLKEAPAGRKALDENTENDTPRALGRNRSGATTPLPTVRGSLRTKPMASMRLEDFKVNPKFNGGSDYAYSEVVRGKDDRACLPGCVDMDCCGKQFRAMALAQRNNIDRTPASDAKLFEDYLGDRITITLGMSKAEKDELWIEAKTWQLANELGKHRHRYARRPSPPGFWNADFPTTQEVEDERSEAEKRERQLIQERYREAVRGGGRWMFRDE, from the exons ATGGAGAGCTGGTCGCCGGAAAGCCGGACAGCGGTTCAGAATGCTTTCAATGCCTTACGTGAAACCATCAGCAAAGAAGCCCAGAACG AGGTCGAGCAGCGGTTGAAAGAGGACAACCGATCACGCGCACTGCTTACCGATGAGCTCGAAATACTAAGGTCTCGCTCCGCCGAGGTTGACCgtttggaggaggagaatcGAAAGCTCCGGACGAAGTTGCTGCAATTCCACCAACAGACCCGGTCCGCCGAGTCGCCCTACGGCTCTCGTTCGGAGTATGTCTCCCATGATAGAGGCACCATCACAGATTCTACGTCAGCTGTGAATTCCGAGAAAGACGAAGAATTGGAGCAGGTCTTGCGCGAGAGTCAAAAGCTTCGTCGGAAATACAATGCGCTGGATCGCAATTTCAAGATCCTCAAGGTAGAGTTCAAAAAAAGGAGAGACGAGAATAAAAAATGGGAAGAGTACGCGACAAGCTTGGAAGCCAAATTAAAGAGCAATGAACAGTATCGAGGGGGGTCAGACAAAGCCACGCGCTTAACAGAAGCATACTTAGAACCCAGTAGACCTGAGGCTGGTCTGGCCTCGAGCTTCGCTTCAGATCCTGGTATAAGACCGACAACGACTTATGATACTACGAAGCTCACCAGAAGGAGTAGTGCCGAGCCCAtcgctgctgcttctgctgcaAGCGATGACGAGACTCGAGATCTGCCTCTGGAGGACTCGACGGAAGAGGACACGACAGAGAGCAGCAAGGATGCCGATGTTCTCACTCTTCCACCCCTGAGACAACCCCCCAAAACGGATTCCGATATTCGCATCAAACCAGAGCCCTCCTCCGACGGTCCAGTTGTCGTGTCGGAGCGCTTTGTTGGCAAGAGAAAGCATTCGGACGACTCCCCCGCTGAGCAacaagggcgacgtcgaaTCAAAATTGAGAGCTCGAATCCTTCTGCAGGCCCTGCCACAAGTCAACTTCAACAAGAAAGCatggacctcgacgaggttggcCAGAAACTGAGTacgccgaggaagaacaGAACATTGCCCGACACTCTTGCTGCGTCAGGACAGGTGGACACTGGGAGAGCCAGAACGGCGGGTCCTTTGTTTGTCAGACCTGACAATACGGgtacgccgacgccgagaaaCGCCGAACCATCAGCTGTTCTGACACCAGTCAACCCTAACGTCCGTCCGGTGCGGCCATACGAGTTGAAGACTTTGGACAAGCCGAACAAGAAAGGACTCGCCCATGGTATAGAAAGCCTGGCCGAGGATGGACTTGCCTATAAGAAAACAGGCCGTGGAGAGCCAGCCGGAGGACTGTTTAGCACACCACAGCCCCCTGGTCGGTTGAAAACGCTATTGAACGTGCCATCTCCGGAGCAGGCTCCTACAATAGTACGATCAGCGCCGCGTCTTCGTGATACGCATAGGGCGGCAGACGATGGCCCTCACTTCCCGGAGCGACGAGAGCTACCGTTTAACAAGGATCGTCGTGAGAGATTGAAGGAAGCCCCTGCTGGTCGGAAAGCGCTCGATGAGAATACGGAAAATGATACTCCACGTGCACTTGGTCGAAACCGTAGCGGGGCTACAACGCCATTGCCCACGGTCAGAGGATCGTTGCGAACCAAACCCATGGCGTCCATGCGCCTCGAGGATTTCAAGGTGAACCCTAAGTTCAACGGCGGTTCAGACTACGCATATTCGGAGGTAGTCAGGGGCAAAGACGACAGGGCTTGCTTACCTGGCTGTGTCGACATGGACTGCTGTGGTAAGCAATTCCGTGCCATGGCACTCGCCCAAAGGAACAACATCGATCGCACCCCGGCGTCGGACGCAAAACTATTCGAAGACTACCTCGGCGACAGAATCACGATAACATTGGGGATGTCCAAGGCGGAAAAAGACGAGCTGTGGATCGAGGCCAAGACGTGGCAGCTTGCCAACGAACTAGGCAAGCATCGTCACCGGTATGCCCGAaggccttctcctccaggGTTTTGGAACGCGGATTTCCCTACCACGCAAGAGGTAGAAGACGAGAGGTCTGAGGCCGAGAAAAGGGAAAGGCAGTTGATTCAGGAGAGGTATCGGGAGGCGGTtagaggtggagggcggtgGATGTTCAGGGACGAATGA
- a CDS encoding Putative ubiquitin specific protease, papain-like cysteine peptidase superfamily, whose amino-acid sequence MNNRHLPAGQAMPGVGGAGGVDMGGGPGGGNRRRMQQQPTYAQYQQQQYQQQHMPMYPNYMNPYAAAPYYHQLPHQYQNGGMPSGYMHYQQQQPYVRSPQAMPQYVPMAGVSVPQPYTQPPQPSPALSTPYQPPPMPTAIPVQSPPPPPPPQPIEPTPEPSVVAPSVVASSVVSSSVVTPFAEPFHPSVPAAPVPQSPELPKQNKEFRAPPKLPWTPPDQAPFPRRAPKSRRRRRLMSANAQDLTLPVEQHEGALESNASASQLPAEVSATEVHDATPGSAVKAQSKKTAFWNSKDTDSESATLHADSLTSETPKESDRSATSVSNAGSPKANAPASDRAAPQTPKESARPTTSSSNVSASRPAVPIIPVVPVLPRSSPKETKPASISKSVEEPKQPATQETKSAEVAETTDATGAEQKAGDQPAAPVKAAPKTWSGLFSAAAAAASKSQPSADDPVAPAATNGAATNGDGAVNGGASSFSAGNTNSLAAAIQDFRVSNPAKVQFIEPRGLINTGNMCYMNSVLQVLLFCAPFYNFLDQVSKRAVHKFKSDTPVIDAMIMFMREFRVIDATDSVEKLRRKLKSEQLEQYGESFIPEFVYKAIQPLPAFASMRRGHQQDAQEFLGLILNAIDEECAQVMSAGGLANGSAETRPTSSAASAVESTDGAEGWFEVGSRQRAVETRSSGASSTTPITRLFSGQYRSELRRPGVKDSVTTEPFQSLQLDIGAPYIHNVVDAIKGLTVPERLQGDAAPMTKQTLIETLPPILILHLKRFKFDTEGTTKIGKKVGYPLDLQLPVEVLSKRRRNALVAEGAPMPKYRLIGVVYHHGKQANGGHYTVDVRRQDDSEWIRLDDTVIRRVRSEDVAEAGAEEEVKETGRSGPASRDASANRFGAMADEDEGDGWKEVTTSARGGDKSGEKKWSAVANGNGLAPKGKPAKDNIKDNKVAYLLFYQRI is encoded by the exons ATGAACAATCGTCATCTGCCGGCTGGGCAAGCCATGCCGGGGGTTGGAGGTGCTGGAGGAGTTGATATGGGTGGCGGGCCTGGAGGAGGTAACAGGCGGAggatgcagcagcaaccgACATACGCGCAgtatcagcagcagcaatacCAACAGCAGCACATGCCCATGTATCCGAACTACATGAACCCCtacgccgcggcgccgtACTACCATCAGCTGCCGCATCAATACCAGAACGGCGGCATGCCTTCAGGCTACATGCACTaccaacaacagcagccCTACGTTCGGTCACCACAGGCGATGCCTCAGTATGTTCCCATGGCCGGCGTCAGCGTTCCACAGCCGTACACCCAGCCGCCTCAACCGTCTCCTGCGCTGTCGACGCCCTACCAACCGCCTCCTATGCCCACTGCCATCCCTGTTcagtcgccgccgccgcctcctccgcctcagCCCATTGAGCCGACTCCTGAGCCTTCGGTGGTTGCGCCTTCAGTTGTCGCCTCTTCAGTCGTTTCGTCTTCAGTTGTTACGCCTTTTGCCGAGCCTTTCCATCCTTCAGTACCTGCCGCCCCAGTCCCGCAGAGTCCGGAGCTTCCTAAACAGAACAAGGAATTCCGGGCACCG CCAAAGCTCCCGTGGACGCCACCTGACCAGGCGCCGTTTCCGAGGAGAGCTCCCAAGTcaagacggcgaagaagattGATGAGCGCAAACGCTCAAGATCTGACACTGCCCGTGGAACAACATGAAGGCGCGTTGGAGTCCAACGCTTCGGCCAGTCAGTTGCCCGCTGAGGTAAGTGCGACTGAGGTGCACGATGCGACGCCTGGCTCGGCAGTGAAGGCCCAATCCAAGAAGACGGCATTCTGGAACTCGAAGGACACCGACTCAGAGAGCGCCACTCTCCACGCTGATTCCTTGACTTCTGAGACACCTAAGGAGAGTGACAGATCGGCAACCAGTGTGTCAAACGCGGGTAGCCCTAAGGCAAATGCGCCTGCCTCAGACCGTGCCGCACCCCAGACACCCAAGGAAAGCGCGAGACCCACGACAAGCTCCTCCAACGTTTCTGCCTCTCGCCCTGCTGTTCCCATCATCCCGGTTGTTCCCGTTCTTCCCAGAAGTAGCCCCAAGGAGACCAAGCCCGCTAGTATCAGCAAGTCTGTAGAAGAGCCGAAGCAGCCCGCAACCCAGGAGACCAAGTCTGCAGAGGTAGCGGAGACAACAGATGCCACCGGTGCGGAGCAGAAGGCCGGTGACCAACCGGCGGCCCCCGTGAAGGCAGCCCCGAAGACGTGGAGCGGTCTCTTCTCTGCTGCGGCTGCCGCAGCTTCCAAGTCCCAGCCCAGTGCCGATGACCCTGTTGCTCCGGCGGCGACCAACGGAGCGGCCACGAATGGGGATGGTGCGGTCAATGGTGGTGCTTCCAGCTTTTCGGCGGGAAACACAAACtctcttgctgctgctatcCAGGACTTCCGCGTCAGCAACCCTGCCAAGGTCCAGTTCATCGAGCCCAGAGGCCTCATCAATACCGGCAACATGTGCTATATGAATTCA GTTTTGCAAGTTCTCCTGTTCTGTGCACCGTTCTACAACTTCCTGGACCAGGTCAGCAAGAGAGCCGTCCACAAGTTCAAGAGCGATACGCCCGTCATTGACGCCAT GATCATGTTCATGAGAGAGTTCCGGGTTATCGACGCAACCGATTCAGTCGAGAAACTTCGCCGCAAGCTCAAGAGCGAACAACTGGAGCAATACGGCGAATCGTTCATTCCGGAGTTTGTCTACAAGGCTATTCAGCCCCTCCCAGCGTTTGCGAGCATGAGG CGCGGTCACCAGCAAGATGCCCAGGAGTTCCTTGGCCTGATTTTGAATGCCATTGACGAAGAGTGCGCCCAGGTCATGTCAGCCGGTGGTCTCGCCAATGGCTCTGCCGAAACGAGGCCGACATCCTCTGCTGCCAGCGCTGTTGAGTCAACTGACGGCGCGGAGGGATGGTTTGAGGTTGGATCCAGACAGCGGGCTGTTGAGACGCGCTCATCTGGGGCCAGCTCGACAACGCCCATCACTCGACTTTTCAGTGGACAGTACCGCTCGGAGCTTCGTCGTCCTGGTGTCAAGGATTCGGTTACCACCGAACCCTTCCAGTCGCTGCAGCTTGACATCGGCGCTCCTTACATTCACAACGTTGTAGATGCCATCAAGGGGTTGACGGTGCCTGAGCGACTGCAAGGCGATGCTGCCCCTATGACAAAGCAGACGCTGATTGAGACGCTTCCCCCCATTCTTATCCTTCATCTCAAGCGCTTCAAGTTCGACACCGAGGGAACCACGAAGATCGGGAAAAAGGTTGGTTACCCGCTCGACTTGCAGCTTCCGGTCGAGGTTCTTTCCAAAAGACGACGCAACGCGCTTGTTGCAGAGGGTGCGCCCATGCCAAAGTACAGACTGATCGGCGTCGTCTACCACCACGGCAAACAAGCCAACGGCGGCCACTACACGGTGGATGTGCGACGGCAAGACGACAGCGAGTGGATCCGGCTTGATGATACGGTCATCCGACGGGTCCGTAGCGAAGATGTAGCTgaggccggtgccgaggaggaggtcaaggagaCTGGCCGATCCGGCCCTGCCTCTCGCGACGCATCGGCCAACCGGTTCGGTGCCATggccgatgaggacgagggtgacgGTTGGAAGGAGGTCACGACATCTGCTAGGGGCGGTGACAAGAGCGGTGAGAAGAAATGGAGCGCTgtcgccaacggcaacggccttGCTCCCAAGGGCAAGCCGGCCAAGGACAACATCAAGGATAACAAGGTCGCGTATCTGCTATTCTACCAGCGCATCTGA